The Phycisphaerae bacterium DNA window CAAGGCCGTTGCCAGGCCTTCGAACCAGCCCCAGTTGCTCTTGATGGCCCCGTAGTAGGGATGGTAGGCCACAAAATCCAGTCGAACGCCCGGGTCCGCCGCGAGCGCCGACAGCCACTGTCCGCTGCCGTTCGGATCGGACGGATTGATCAGGCAGGGCCCGAACTTCAGTGAAGGATCCACCGCCAACATCGCCGCACTGATCGTCTTGTACCGGTCGCGATAGTCGGCCGGGCCCAGATAGTGGTTGGTGAGGAAATCACCGTAGCCCCCGAGCTCGGGCTCGTTGCCGATTTCCCAGTATTTGACCGGAGGAACGCTGCCTTCAGCCGGCGTCAGCAATTTGGGCTTGGTGCCCCAATTCACGATCGAGTTGTAGACCCGCAGATCCTCTCCAGCGAGACTCGCCTCGTCACCCTGCCGGTACGATTGAACGATGAAGTTCGTGTACCGAACCCAGTCGGCGGCCAGCCCCTCCGGATTGGCGGTCTGGCAGACGAACACTCCAGGATAGTTCGGGTTCGACCAGTCTCTGTACCCACCGCCGAAAAGGTTGGCTGTCAGCACCGGCGCGGCATTGCGGTCGCGTGCGGCCTGCAGGAACTCCAGGGTGGTGAACGCACCGCTCCAAGTGGGCGTGCCCCAGCCGGAGCCGCTATCGACGTTTCGCCAGTCGTAGGTGTCCGCATCCAGACCTCCGGCCAGGCCGCGTCCCATCGAACCGGCAGCCAGGTCCCACAGCGGACTCCACGCCGAGGTGCTGACTGACCGGTAGGGGCACTGTCCGCGAACCCATGAGCTGAACGCCTTGCCCTGGTAGTAGTCGATAATTGGAATATCGCCCGTCGTGGTGACTTGGCTGCCGGGCCCCCACGCCGAGGGACAATAGCCGGCCAGACTCCTTGAGGCCCGCACGCTGAATGTGTACGTCCTCCGTGGCAGCAGGCCGGTAACGGTTTTGTTGCCCCAGGTGCTTTTCGTGCTCCACTGCGGCCGGGGACCCAGTGTCCCGTCGGACTGAACGTACGTCTTTCCGCCCAGACCGGGTGAAATCATGATCGCATAAACGTCGTCAGGGCTGTCACCGGGATCAATCGACACGTCAACGGCGTTGTTTCTTGGATTCGACACCACGGGTGCTCGCGGCGTCGTGCAAGTGGCGGAGCAAGGCTCGGAAACAACGTCAAAGGACATCTGCCCGTCGATCCAGCCGACAATGTACGATGTTCCCCCGATGACACCGTCGGCAGCCCATGCGTCAGCGTCGTTCATCACCGGGTTGAACGCCCAGGCCGGTTTGACGGTGAAGGTCCAGGTCACCGTCCGTGCGCCGCTTCCGCCCGTGGCTTTGCCGGTGACGGTCGTTTCGCATGAGAGGGGCGTGATGTACGTGATGCCACCCCAAGCATCCGTTCGGTAAGCCCAACGCCCGCCGCCCGTGGCATCCGCAATGACCCACGTTCCGCCCCATTGGGTGACGTCGGCATCCGTCTTGCCCCAATTCATGTAGCCGCGGCCTTGGCTCTGGTCGCCGCCGGCCTCGGTGTAATTGAAGAGCACGCGAATACACCGAATGCTGTCATATCCGTCAGGGTCGGAGAAGGTCGTTGAGACCGTGTAAGGAGTCGCGTCGTCGGCAACCACCGTTGAGGAGTTCACGACCGGGAAACTGGTCATGATGGGCGCGCCAGCCCCCCAGCTTGAAGCAGCGAACACCGTAAGCACGACGCATGCCTGCGTCAGCCAAGCCCAAAAACCTTTGTTCACCGGCTCAGTCTCTCCGACATCCGCGACGCGACTACCATGAGTATTGT harbors:
- a CDS encoding thrombospondin type 3 repeat-containing protein, yielding MNKGFWAWLTQACVVLTVFAASSWGAGAPIMTSFPVVNSSTVVADDATPYTVSTTFSDPDGYDSIRCIRVLFNYTEAGGDQSQGRGYMNWGKTDADVTQWGGTWVIADATGGGRWAYRTDAWGGITYITPLSCETTVTGKATGGSGARTVTWTFTVKPAWAFNPVMNDADAWAADGVIGGTSYIVGWIDGQMSFDVVSEPCSATCTTPRAPVVSNPRNNAVDVSIDPGDSPDDVYAIMISPGLGGKTYVQSDGTLGPRPQWSTKSTWGNKTVTGLLPRRTYTFSVRASRSLAGYCPSAWGPGSQVTTTGDIPIIDYYQGKAFSSWVRGQCPYRSVSTSAWSPLWDLAAGSMGRGLAGGLDADTYDWRNVDSGSGWGTPTWSGAFTTLEFLQAARDRNAAPVLTANLFGGGYRDWSNPNYPGVFVCQTANPEGLAADWVRYTNFIVQSYRQGDEASLAGEDLRVYNSIVNWGTKPKLLTPAEGSVPPVKYWEIGNEPELGGYGDFLTNHYLGPADYRDRYKTISAAMLAVDPSLKFGPCLINPSDPNGSGQWLSALAADPGVRLDFVAYHPYYGAIKSNWGWFEGLATALRDYKKYLNDHTAGMRSILAQNGRTSCDFIASEWNPVNWDAPGTLQASVANAIGVVETCFTFAEDGVLAGTFWEQPQSKLGPKLAFQGLVSHMGNVLITTGAQMGFDPANSNFRFYVTKNEGDDSTIMIWGLNFDDTQPITVNMGLIPCQVTSAKLRHLGKPGDDDAGGDTSLTDYSGLGWEEEDVTSGFTPQDFAFTMEDAEITLLVLEVAPVDDDLDGVFDHLDNCMGVYNPGQEDQDGDGLGDACDNCPAVANPGQEDLDGDLVGDVCDDDVDGDGILNPQDNCPLIVNPEQENSDGDALGDACDACPGTATGAPVDAHGCPTPVTGDFDRDGDVDLEDFGHFQACLSGLSVPQENPDCQNANLDGDSDVDKADFGIFEACLSGPGIAAPAACLN